AACGGGAACGTTAAAATGATGAAAAAAAATATCAACCTGAGCAGTAGTCCCTATGTTTTCGAGAAAGGAATTGTACAAATCTTCTTTAAAAATGTTTAATTCGTCAAAGAGTAAAAATATCTTTTGTTTTATGGATATTTCAACGCTTTTTACATAATACCCTTTGCCAGGAATGGCATAAATTATCCCTCTTTTCTTTAACTCATCATAGGCAAGTAAAACGGTATCTCTAGACAAAGAGAATTCTAAACGCACTTTATTTACTGATGGAAGTCTGTCTCCTTTTTGTAATAATTCTTGTTGTAGGGCTACTTCAATAGAGGTTATGATTTGCTGGTATTTAGGAATGCCTTTATTGTTTTGAATGCTGATTAGTTTCATGTAAAAAGTGTTTTTCAAATCGCAATATACAAAAACTGGTAGGTACTGGTATGTAATGCTTAACAATTATTTTACTTTTGGTTTTTCACATTTCATAATTTATTCATGAAAATAAAACATATATCACATTTTAATACGGTTTCTGTACTGAAATCATTTAGTTCTATGCTTAATGGTGAAGAGGTCTCTATTTGTGAACTTGTCAACAGTAAGGGAATGCAAATGACGGTGATGGGTTATGGAGCTACACTTACATCTTTAAAAGTGCCTTTAAAAAATGGTAATTTGGTTGACGTAGTTTTGGGTTTTGAAACCCTAGAGGAATATATAAAATCCTATGATTTGCCAAGTGCTCCTTATTTTGGTGCTATTGTAGGAAGGTTTGCAGGAAGGATAAGTAATGCCGAATTCAAGCTTGGTGGAAAATCTTACTTGTTAAATAAAAACAACAATGGAAATTCGTTACACGGAGGTAGCATTGGCCTGAGCCAGAGAAACTGGAAACTAAAGAGTAAAAAAGAAGGTAAAAATCCATCTGTTACGTTCACCTATTGCAGTAAGCATAATGAAGAATTTTTTCCTGGAGACGTTGTGGTTGATGTGACTTATATGCTTACCGATGAAAATGAAATGATAGTAGAGTATGTGGCGCATGCATCACAAGACACTATTTTAAACCTAACGCATCACAGCTATTTTAACCTAGATGGACATCATAATTCTGTTGCTGATCAGGAGATGCGTGTTAATTCACAAAGAATATTAGAAACCACAAGTTCAGGAATTCCCACCGGTCGATTTTTGAATGTTGCTAATTGCCCTTTCGATTTTACAAATAGCAGAAATTGTCCCGCTACAATAGATACTACTTTTGTTTTAAACAAAGAAAAAGAGTACGCTGCTTCTTTGTACAGCAGCGATAAATTATTAAGAATGTCTGTTTACACCAATCAACCTGCTGTACATGTATATGTAGGCGGGAATTGTTTTGGACAAATAAAAGGGAAAGATAACGCGGCATATCACGCTACTAGTGGGATTTGTTTTGAAACTCAAAATTTCCCTGATGCTCCTAATCATGATCATTTCCCGAGTGCGATTCTCAAAAAAGGCGAGCTATATTACCATAAAACTATTTATAAATTTAAATCTTTTTGAGATGAAAAAATACTTTAAAAACTCGGCATTGCTTTCGCTTGTCATATTTGTTTTTTCTTGTTCTGATGCTGGTGACAGTAGCGCTACAGAAACTCCTGTTGCAAAACCACCTGTGGTTACTGAGGAGTTTATCAAAGCCGCTGATATTTCGTATTTGCCAGAAATAGAAGCTGCGGGAGTAATTTTCACTAACAACGGAAAAACAGAAGACATGTTAACCACACTAAAAAGTGTTGGTTGTAATACCATCAGAATTCGTTTGTGGAAAGATCCAGCCAACGGACATTCTGGATTGACCGAGGTAAAGGCTTTGGCGCAGCGCGTAAAACAAGCGGGCTTAAAAGTTTGGTTAACTGTTCACTTTTCTGACGATTGGGCTGATCCTGCGGTTCAAACCACTCCAGCTTCTTGGAAAAACTTATCTTTTACCGATTTAAAAGCTGCGGTAGTCACTTACACCACAACTATTTTGACCGAAATTAATCCAGATATTATTCAAATCGGGAACGAAATCAATACCGGATTGCTTTGGCCTCAAGGGCATTTAATCAATCAAGAAGCACAATGTATAGATTTGTTAAAAACAGCGAGTGCCACCATTCGAAGCAAAGCGCCAAGTACCAAACTTATGATTCACTATGCAGGCGTTTCGGCTACAGATACTAATTGGTTTTTTAATAAAGTAAAAAGTGTTGATTATGATTATATCGGTTTGTCATATTACCCTATTTGGCATGGGAAAGATATGGCTGCGGTAAAAACGACCATTGATGCCTTGGGAAAAAACTTTTCTAAAAAAGTTATCATTGCAGAAACTGCTTATCCTTTTACCTTAAGTTGGAATGACTGGACAAATAATATTATGGGTCTAGAATCACAATTAATATCTGGATTTCCTGCGACTCCCGAAGGTCAAAAGAGTTTTGTTTTGGCGATTAAAGATTTGGTAAAATCCTCTACTTACGGACAAGGGTTTGCGTATTGGGGAGGCGAATGGGTTTCTTTTAAAGGCGACAAAGCTACCAATGGTTCTACTTTCGAAAACCAAGCATTCTATGATTTTTCTAATAAATCATTGCCGGTTTTACAAGCCTTTACCAATTAGTCATGATTGCCACTGTTAGAATTTTTCAAAGATTAGTGTTACTGCTTCTTTTTATAAGTAGTACCACTATCGCTTTGGGACAAAAGAAAAATAAATTGGCTTTCGCCAAAGGGGCAGACGTGAGTTGGTTACCTCAAATGGAAGCCACTGGTTACCGTTTTTATGATGCCGACGGAAAGGAAAAAGATTGTTTGCAATTGCTAAAAGAACGCGGTATGAATACCATTCGTTTGCGTGTGTTTGTCAATCCAAGTCAAGACAAAGCCAGTGGTCATTGCAGTAAGGAAGAAACAGTAGCTATGGCCTTGCGTGCTCAAAAAGCCAAAATGCGCATTATGATTGATTTTCATTATAGCGATACTTGGGCCGATCCAGCCAAACAAGCCAAACCTGCTGCTTGGGCCAATTTATCATTCGATGCGTTACAAAATAAAGTCTATGAACATACATTTGATGTGTTGACCGCTTTAAAAAAAGCAGGTGTTACTCCAGAATGGGTTCAGGTGGGGAATGAAATTCCAGGCGGAATGCTTTGGCCTGATGGGAGTACGAACAATTTGGCTCAACTAGCGCAATTATTGAATAAAGGTTACGAAGCGACCAAAGCTGTGAATGACAAAATCAAAGTAATTGTGCACGTAGATGAGGGAAACAACAACGAAAAATTCCGTTGGTTTTTTGATAAAGCTACTGAACATCAAGTAAAGTATGACGTTATTGGTCTGTCTTACTATCCATTTTGGATCAAGAAAGACTATTCAGAAACCATAGCCGATTTACAAAAAAACCTAAACGATATGGCTTCTCGTTATCAGAAAGAGGTAATGGTGGTAGAAGTTGGCGGTGTTGATGAACAAGTACAAAACACCAAAGAACTTCTAGTTGCTACGATCAAAGCCGTAAGAGCCGTTCCTAATCATAAAGGCTTGGGCGTTTTGTATTGGGAGCCGCAAGGAGCCAAATCTTGGAGTGGTTATGGCTTGAGTGCTTGGCAACAAGACGGAAAACCTTCACCAGCATTGGATGCTTTTAAAGAATAATGAATTGGATTCAGAATAAAAACGAAATAAGTAAACCATATTTCTGAATGTTAGAAATGAGGAAACTCTATAGATTGAAATAAAAACCTTATATGGCCTTAAATGCCTTATATAGTTCAAAAATATGTTGTATAAATGAAAAAAACACTCTCTTTTTTGTTGGTTTTTATAGCCTTCACCGCCATAGTTTTTTCTCAAGCCCGAGTGGTAAAGGTATTGGATACTCATTGGAAATTTCAAAAAGGAAATTTTGAAGACGCTTTTAATGCCAACTTCAACGACTCGAAATGGGAATCGGTTACTGTGCCACACGACTGGGCAATTTATGGTCCTTTTGATAAAAAAGTGGACATACAAAATGTAGCCATTATTCAAAATGGAGAAAATGTAGCTACCGAAAAAACAGGAAGAACCGGAGCCTTACCACATATTGGCACCGCGTGGTATCGCAATACTTTTACTTTGCCAAAAGATGCCAAAGGAAAAAAGATACTATTGCTTTATGAAGGCGCTATGAGCGAACCTCAAGTGTATTTGAATGGGAAAAAAGTGGGAGAATGGGCGTATGGCTATAGTTATTTTTATTTTGATGTTTCTCAATTTATTCAAGAAGGAGACAATACATTAGCTGTAAAATTATCCAATAAAGAATTTGCCTCCCGTTGGTATCCCGGAGCTGGTTTGTATCGAAAAGTAAGTGTTATTATTAAGAACAATGAAAGCATTGACCAATGGGGGCAATTTATAACGACACCTTTTATTAGTGATGCCGTGGCCAAAGTGAATATTAAGACCAAAGCCTCAGGCGAAAACACGCGTTTGGTGACCACCATTTTTGATGCCGAAGGACACAAAATAAGTGCAGAGGAATCTTCCTTACGCTTCGGAAAAGAGTTCGATCAAAATTTAAAAGTAGAGAATCCAAAATTGTGGAGTCCAGAAACTCCTTATTTGTACAAAGCGGTTGCTCAATTGTATGTTGGCAATGAATTGAAAGACGAGCTTACCACCCGTTTTGGAATCCGAGAAATAAAGTATGAAGCCAATAAAGGATTTAGTCTTAATGGAAAAGTGACCAAATTCAAAGGGGTTTGTTTGCATCACGATTTGGGACCTCTTGGTGCTGCGGTAAACAAAGCCGCTTTGCGTAGACAGTTGACCATTTTAAAAGATATGGGATGCAATGCCATTCGCAGTTCGCACAATATGCCTTCTTTCGAGCAATTGGAGTTGGCAGACGAAATGGGCTTTTTGTTTTTGGCAGAGAGTTTCGACGAATGGGTTTTACCAAAAGTAGAAAACGGCTACCACCGCTTTTTTGACGAATATGCCGAAAAAGACATTGTGAATTTGGTGCAAGCGACACGAAATCATCCTTCTATTGTGATGTGGAGTTCAGGAAATGAAGTCCCAGATCAGTGGGGAGAAGCGGGTGTAAAACGAGCCAAATGGTTGCAGGAGATTTTTCATAGAGAAGACCCAACGCGTCCTGTAACCGTAGGAATGGATCAAGTAAAAGCGACTATGGAGTCTGGTTTTGGAGCTTTGTTGGATATTCCAGGATTGAATTATCGCGTGCATTTGTATGATGAGGCATTCAAAAAATTCCCACAAGGATTCATTTTGGGTTCCGAAACTGCTTCAACGGTGAGTTCTAGAGGGATTTACAAATTTCCTGTCGTGCAAGAAAAAATGAAGCAGTATCCAGACTTTCAATCTTCATCGTATGATTTGGAAGCCTGTAGTTGGTCCAATGTTCCCGATGAAGATTTCGTACTTCAGGATGATAAACCTTGGGTAATTGGTGAATTCGTTTGGACAGGATTTGATTATTTGGGCGAACCGACACCTTATGACGAAAGCTGGCCGTCTCGTAGTTCTTATTTCGGAATTAACGATTTAGCAGGCTTACCGAAAGACCGTTATTATTTGTACCGAAGCCGTTGGAACACCAAGGCAACTACGCTACACATCTTACCCCATTGGAATTGGGAAGGTCGTGAAGGACAAACAACTCCTGTTTTTGTGTACACCAGTTACAACAGTGCTGAACTTTTTATCAATGGCAAAAGTATGGGCGTACAAACCAAAAACAAGAACACGCCGCAAAACCGTTACCGCTTGATGTGGATGGATGTAAAATATGAACCAGGAACGGTAAAAGTCGTAGCTTATGATGACAATGGCAAAGTGGCTGAAGAGAAGGAAATTCAAACGGCAGGTCAACCGTACCAGATTGTTTTGGATGCAGATCGAAAAACCATCACAGCCGATGGCGAGGATATTTCGTTTGTGACGGTTTCTGTAGTGGATAAAAATGGAGTTCCTTGTCCAACAGCAACGAACCAGTTGAAATTTAAAGTGTCTGGAGCGGGTACGTATCGCGCCGCTTGTAATGGAGATGCGACTTCACTCGAGATGTTCCATAAAGACACGATGAAATTGTTTAGCGGAAAATTGGTTGTACTAGTACGATCGAAAACTACCGATGGAGCCATCCAATTAGAAGTTAACGGAGCTGGATTAAAGACAGGTAAATTGACTTTGGAAGCAAAGAAATAAATAGATAAACAAGAGGTATGCCTCCTTATCATATTTCAAATACAAAATTATTGCAAAGACATTAAAGCGAGTTTTTGCGATGCAACACTTTAATAATTTTAAGAATAATGAATGATTCATTAATACAAAAAACGACCGCTTTTTTTCAGGAAACATTTGGTAATGCACCCGAAAAAATAGTGCTTTCTCCAGGAAGAATTAACATCATTGGGGAACACGTAGATTACAACGATGGCTATGTACTGCCTGCTGCTATAGATAAGATTATTTGCTTTGCTTTCGAAAAAAGCAACACCACTACTTCTCGAATTGTGGCTATCGATTTGAATCAAGAATTCGAAATCGATTTGTCGCAAAGCATTCAACTCAGTTCAACCGTTTGGAACAATTACATTTTAGGGGTTTTGAAACAGTTACAAGACAATGGATTTGATTGTAGTGGAGTCAATTGCGTATTTAGTAGCAATATTCCTGTAGGTTCTGGATTGTCGTCTTCGGCTGCTTTAGAATGTGGTTTCCTTTTCGGAATGCAATCACTTTTCAATCTAGACATTAGCCAACAAAATCGCGCTTTGATGAGCCAAAAGGCAGAACATTGGGTGGGAATCAATTGTGGTATTATGGACCAATTTGCCAGTGTGCACGGACTAGAAAATAAGGTTATCAAATTGGATTGCAATACCTTAGAATTTGAGTACCATAACGCTGATTTTAAAGACTATGCTTTGGTGTTGTTCGATAGTAATGTGAAGCATTCCTTGTTTACATCCGCGTATAACAAAAGAAGAGAAGAATGTGAGGAAGGTTTGGCGATTATTAAAGCTAATTTTCCTGAAATTAATAGTTTCAGAAATTGTACCGAAACGCAATTGTTGACTTTGAAAGACAAAATGGATGCTGTTGTTTTTACACGCGTGTATTATGTAGTAAAAGAAATTGCTCGTGTGTCTAAAGCCTGCGAAGCTTTGGATGCTGGAAATATTGAGCTTTTGGGGCAGTTACTTTTTGAAACACACGATGGTTTGTCTAGAGAATATGAAGTGAGCTGCCCCGAGTTGGATTACTTGGTCGAATTGGCCTTAGCCGAAGATTCAGTAATAGGTTCCCGATTGATGGGTGGTGGTTTTGGAGGTTGCACCATCAACTTGATTAAAAAAGGAAATGAAGAAGCTGTAAAACAAAAATTTGCCCAATTGTACCTAGAAAAATGGAACATTGAATTGAAAATTTATGATGTGAAAATCGGAAACGGTACATCCTTATATAATGCAAATTAAGATGAAAAATTTTGATATCAACGAAGATCCTCATAGGCGTTTTAATCCCTTAATCAACGAATGGGTTTTGGTTTCGCCCCATCGTTCCAAAAGGCCTTGGCAGGGCCAAAAAGAAAACATTTCAGTTGTTCAATTACCTGACTACGACCCCGAATGTTACTTGTGCCCAGGTAATGTGCGTGCTAATGGCGAAGTGAATCCTAACTACGATTCTTGTTATGTTTTTGAAAATGATTTTGCTGCGCTAAAACAAGAACCTATTGCTTTTGAAGAAAATAATACCCCTACTTTTTTTAAAGCAAAACCAGAACGAGGCATTTCTAGAGTGGTTTGTTTTTCACCAAGACACGATTTGACTTTACCTCAAATAGAGGTCGAGAATATCGAGAATATTGTAGCGACTTGGCAAAAAGAATACACCACTTTGGGCGCTATAGATTATATTAATCATGTTCAAATTTTTGAAAACAAAGGCAGTGTGATGGGCTGTAGTAATCCGCATCCACACGGTCAAATTTGGGCGCAATCGTCTTTGCCTACGCAAGTTGAAAAAACACATAATAGCTTGAAGCAGTATTATGAGCAACAAGGCCGAACCTTATTGCAAGATTATGTTCAAGAAGAATTGAAGGTGCAAGAGCGCATCGTGATCGAGAATGAGCATTTTGTAGCTTTGGTACCTTTTTGGGCAATTTGGCCTTACGAGACCATGATTGTGAGTAAACGTAGCGTGTCCAAAATCACTGATTTTACTTCAGCTGAGGTTACAGATTTTGCTGTTATTTTAAAACAATTAACCACCAAATACGATAATCTTTTTGAAACCTCATTTCCGTATTCTTCGGGAATTCATCAAGCGCCTACTGATGGTCAAGAACATCCAGCATGGCATTTTCACATGCATTTTTATCCGCCTTTGTTACGCTCTGCCGCAGTAAAGAAATTTATGGTAGGTTACGAAATGATGGGCGAGTCACAGCGTGATATTACTCCAGAGAAAAGTGCTGAGGTATTAAAATGTCAATCAAATATTCATTATAAATCTGTTATCCAAAACTAAAAAATTTAACCCATGCAAACATTAGCCACCCAAGATTATATTGTCTTTTTGTGTTATTTCATCCTGATTGTAGGGTATGGAATTTGGATTTATAAAAAGAAAAAGAAAGAAGAAACCAGCAGTAAGGATTATTTCTTAGCCGAAGGATCCTTGACTTGGTGGGCCATTGGTGCATCATTAATTGCCAGTAATATTAGTGCGGAGCAATTTATAGGAATGAGTGGTAGTGGTTTCAAGATGGGGCTAGCTATTGCAACTTACGAGTGGATGGCGGCTTTTACGTTGATTATTGTTGCTGTTTTCTTTATTCCAGTGTATTTGAAAAACAAAATTTTCACAATGCCTCAGTATTTGAATCAAAGGTATAATAGCAATGTAGCCATGATTATGGCCGTGTTTTGGTTGCTATTATATGTTTTAGTCAATCTTACCTCAATATTGTATTTAGGGGCTCTGGCAATTAGTAGCATTTCTGGTCTTGATATTACTTTGTGTATGATTTTCTTAGCTTTTTTTGCAGTAATGATTACGCTCGGCGGTATGAAGGTAATAGGCTATACTGATGTGATCCAAGTTTTCTTCTTGATATTAGGAGGATTGGTAACGACTTATTTAGCCTTGAATTTAGTTGCCGAAGAGTTTGGTACAACAGGAGTTATTAATGGTTTTAACCTTATGACTACCGAGGCAAACGACCATTTTCATATGATTTTTAAAAAAACGAACCCGAATTATATGGATTTACCAGGTCTGTCTGTTTTGATTGGAGGAATGTTAATCATTAATCTTAATTATTGGGGTTGTAACCAGTATATTACGCAACGTGCATTAGGAGCTGATCTTAAAACGGCTAGAAACGGAATTTTATTTGCTGCATTTTTGAAATTATTAATGCCAATAATTGTAGTATTACCCGGAATAGCAGCCTTTGTATTATATCAAAATGGGCATTTTGGAACCGAAATGCTTCAAGATGGAACCGTAAATCCAGATCGTGCTTATCCAGTGTTGTTAAATTTATTACCAGTAGGTTTAAAAGGGCTTTCTTTTGCTGCACTTACTGCTGCAATTGTAGCTTCGTTAGCTGGAAAAGCGAATAGTATTGCGACTATTTTTACATTAGATATTTACAAAACCAAATTAAACGTTGATGCCGATGAGAAGAAACTTGTTAGCATTGGTAAAAAAGCAATTGTAGTTGCTATGCTTATTGCTGTAGTTGTGGCTCCATTTTTAGGAATTGATAAAAAAGGAGGATTTCAATATATTCAAGAGTATACAGGTTTTGTGAGTCCTGGAGTTTTTGCCATGTTTATTCTTGGTTTCTTCTGGAAGAAAACAACTTCAAATGCGGCTTTGTTTGCAACCATTGGTGGTTTCTTATTGTCGCTTGCTTTCAAATTTATGCCAGCTGTTGTTGATTTGTCATTTTTACATTCAACGGGATTTGCGGTTCCAAATGCAGATGGTATTTTTGAAATTCCTTTTATTGACCGTATGGGATTTGTGTTCTTGATTTGTATCGTTGGCATGTACGCCATAAGCATGTATGAAACTGCGCGCGGAGTTAAAACAAATGGTTTAGAAATAGACCGTACCATGTTTAAAATGTCACCTGGTTTTATAGTTGGGATGTTGGTGGTATTATCTCTGATAGCAGCGTTTTATACTATTTTTTGGTAAGCGATAACCTCCTCTGAATTTTAAAAAGATATCTTCAGAGCAGGGTTTTCATATCTTGATGAGGTTCATTTTGATTAATAAATTAGATCTAATGAACTTTATTTGAAATTACCTTACAATTTGGTACTAATTCTAAATCAAAAAAAAAGCTTTCGAGTAAATCGAAAGCTTTTTTTTAACCTTTATAAAAACGAATTAATTGTTAACTAGGGCGTCTTGTTTCCAAGTTTTAACAGATGCAATTCTACTGTTTGAATATTCAACTTCATTTAGTTTGTTTCCATTCCAAAAAAGCCATTTTCCAATTTTTTCTCCATTTGCATAAGTAGCAACACTTAGTTTGTTTCCGTTTTCGTCAAATGAAGTCCAAATCCCTTCTAATTTTCCGTTTTTGAAAAATCCTTCTTGTTGAACTTTTCCATTTTCAAAGTAGTAAGTTGTTTTTACTAATTCTCCAATGGCTTCTAGTTTTGGATTACTTTCTTGAGCTGATGCGATTCCTGT
This portion of the Flavobacterium sp. CECT 9288 genome encodes:
- a CDS encoding aldose epimerase family protein → MKIKHISHFNTVSVLKSFSSMLNGEEVSICELVNSKGMQMTVMGYGATLTSLKVPLKNGNLVDVVLGFETLEEYIKSYDLPSAPYFGAIVGRFAGRISNAEFKLGGKSYLLNKNNNGNSLHGGSIGLSQRNWKLKSKKEGKNPSVTFTYCSKHNEEFFPGDVVVDVTYMLTDENEMIVEYVAHASQDTILNLTHHSYFNLDGHHNSVADQEMRVNSQRILETTSSGIPTGRFLNVANCPFDFTNSRNCPATIDTTFVLNKEKEYAASLYSSDKLLRMSVYTNQPAVHVYVGGNCFGQIKGKDNAAYHATSGICFETQNFPDAPNHDHFPSAILKKGELYYHKTIYKFKSF
- a CDS encoding glycosyl hydrolase 53 family protein, giving the protein MKKYFKNSALLSLVIFVFSCSDAGDSSATETPVAKPPVVTEEFIKAADISYLPEIEAAGVIFTNNGKTEDMLTTLKSVGCNTIRIRLWKDPANGHSGLTEVKALAQRVKQAGLKVWLTVHFSDDWADPAVQTTPASWKNLSFTDLKAAVVTYTTTILTEINPDIIQIGNEINTGLLWPQGHLINQEAQCIDLLKTASATIRSKAPSTKLMIHYAGVSATDTNWFFNKVKSVDYDYIGLSYYPIWHGKDMAAVKTTIDALGKNFSKKVIIAETAYPFTLSWNDWTNNIMGLESQLISGFPATPEGQKSFVLAIKDLVKSSTYGQGFAYWGGEWVSFKGDKATNGSTFENQAFYDFSNKSLPVLQAFTN
- a CDS encoding glycosyl hydrolase 53 family protein, with the translated sequence MIATVRIFQRLVLLLLFISSTTIALGQKKNKLAFAKGADVSWLPQMEATGYRFYDADGKEKDCLQLLKERGMNTIRLRVFVNPSQDKASGHCSKEETVAMALRAQKAKMRIMIDFHYSDTWADPAKQAKPAAWANLSFDALQNKVYEHTFDVLTALKKAGVTPEWVQVGNEIPGGMLWPDGSTNNLAQLAQLLNKGYEATKAVNDKIKVIVHVDEGNNNEKFRWFFDKATEHQVKYDVIGLSYYPFWIKKDYSETIADLQKNLNDMASRYQKEVMVVEVGGVDEQVQNTKELLVATIKAVRAVPNHKGLGVLYWEPQGAKSWSGYGLSAWQQDGKPSPALDAFKE
- a CDS encoding DUF4982 domain-containing protein; this encodes MKKTLSFLLVFIAFTAIVFSQARVVKVLDTHWKFQKGNFEDAFNANFNDSKWESVTVPHDWAIYGPFDKKVDIQNVAIIQNGENVATEKTGRTGALPHIGTAWYRNTFTLPKDAKGKKILLLYEGAMSEPQVYLNGKKVGEWAYGYSYFYFDVSQFIQEGDNTLAVKLSNKEFASRWYPGAGLYRKVSVIIKNNESIDQWGQFITTPFISDAVAKVNIKTKASGENTRLVTTIFDAEGHKISAEESSLRFGKEFDQNLKVENPKLWSPETPYLYKAVAQLYVGNELKDELTTRFGIREIKYEANKGFSLNGKVTKFKGVCLHHDLGPLGAAVNKAALRRQLTILKDMGCNAIRSSHNMPSFEQLELADEMGFLFLAESFDEWVLPKVENGYHRFFDEYAEKDIVNLVQATRNHPSIVMWSSGNEVPDQWGEAGVKRAKWLQEIFHREDPTRPVTVGMDQVKATMESGFGALLDIPGLNYRVHLYDEAFKKFPQGFILGSETASTVSSRGIYKFPVVQEKMKQYPDFQSSSYDLEACSWSNVPDEDFVLQDDKPWVIGEFVWTGFDYLGEPTPYDESWPSRSSYFGINDLAGLPKDRYYLYRSRWNTKATTLHILPHWNWEGREGQTTPVFVYTSYNSAELFINGKSMGVQTKNKNTPQNRYRLMWMDVKYEPGTVKVVAYDDNGKVAEEKEIQTAGQPYQIVLDADRKTITADGEDISFVTVSVVDKNGVPCPTATNQLKFKVSGAGTYRAACNGDATSLEMFHKDTMKLFSGKLVVLVRSKTTDGAIQLEVNGAGLKTGKLTLEAKK
- the galK gene encoding galactokinase, with translation MNDSLIQKTTAFFQETFGNAPEKIVLSPGRINIIGEHVDYNDGYVLPAAIDKIICFAFEKSNTTTSRIVAIDLNQEFEIDLSQSIQLSSTVWNNYILGVLKQLQDNGFDCSGVNCVFSSNIPVGSGLSSSAALECGFLFGMQSLFNLDISQQNRALMSQKAEHWVGINCGIMDQFASVHGLENKVIKLDCNTLEFEYHNADFKDYALVLFDSNVKHSLFTSAYNKRREECEEGLAIIKANFPEINSFRNCTETQLLTLKDKMDAVVFTRVYYVVKEIARVSKACEALDAGNIELLGQLLFETHDGLSREYEVSCPELDYLVELALAEDSVIGSRLMGGGFGGCTINLIKKGNEEAVKQKFAQLYLEKWNIELKIYDVKIGNGTSLYNAN
- a CDS encoding UDP-glucose--hexose-1-phosphate uridylyltransferase, producing MKNFDINEDPHRRFNPLINEWVLVSPHRSKRPWQGQKENISVVQLPDYDPECYLCPGNVRANGEVNPNYDSCYVFENDFAALKQEPIAFEENNTPTFFKAKPERGISRVVCFSPRHDLTLPQIEVENIENIVATWQKEYTTLGAIDYINHVQIFENKGSVMGCSNPHPHGQIWAQSSLPTQVEKTHNSLKQYYEQQGRTLLQDYVQEELKVQERIVIENEHFVALVPFWAIWPYETMIVSKRSVSKITDFTSAEVTDFAVILKQLTTKYDNLFETSFPYSSGIHQAPTDGQEHPAWHFHMHFYPPLLRSAAVKKFMVGYEMMGESQRDITPEKSAEVLKCQSNIHYKSVIQN
- a CDS encoding sodium/sugar symporter, with product MQTLATQDYIVFLCYFILIVGYGIWIYKKKKKEETSSKDYFLAEGSLTWWAIGASLIASNISAEQFIGMSGSGFKMGLAIATYEWMAAFTLIIVAVFFIPVYLKNKIFTMPQYLNQRYNSNVAMIMAVFWLLLYVLVNLTSILYLGALAISSISGLDITLCMIFLAFFAVMITLGGMKVIGYTDVIQVFFLILGGLVTTYLALNLVAEEFGTTGVINGFNLMTTEANDHFHMIFKKTNPNYMDLPGLSVLIGGMLIINLNYWGCNQYITQRALGADLKTARNGILFAAFLKLLMPIIVVLPGIAAFVLYQNGHFGTEMLQDGTVNPDRAYPVLLNLLPVGLKGLSFAALTAAIVASLAGKANSIATIFTLDIYKTKLNVDADEKKLVSIGKKAIVVAMLIAVVVAPFLGIDKKGGFQYIQEYTGFVSPGVFAMFILGFFWKKTTSNAALFATIGGFLLSLAFKFMPAVVDLSFLHSTGFAVPNADGIFEIPFIDRMGFVFLICIVGMYAISMYETARGVKTNGLEIDRTMFKMSPGFIVGMLVVLSLIAAFYTIFW
- a CDS encoding toxin-antitoxin system YwqK family antitoxin, giving the protein MKKYIIFAVLLFTGIASAQESNPKLEAIGELVKTTYYFENGKVQQEGFFKNGKLEGIWTSFDENGNKLSVATYANGEKIGKWLFWNGNKLNEVEYSNSRIASVKTWKQDALVNN